A genomic region of Cannabis sativa cultivar Pink pepper isolate KNU-18-1 chromosome 1, ASM2916894v1, whole genome shotgun sequence contains the following coding sequences:
- the LOC115705650 gene encoding small ribosomal subunit protein eS4x, with amino-acid sequence MARGLKKHLKRLNAPKHWMLDKLGGAFAPKPSSGPHKSRECLPLILILRNRLKYALNYREVVSILMQRHIMVDGKVRTDKKYPSGFMDVVSIPKTNENFRLLYDTKGRFRLHSVRDEEAKFKLCKVRSVQFGQKGIPYLNTYDGRTIRYPDPLIKANDTIKLDLESNKIADFIKFDVGNVVMVTGGRNRGRVGVIKNREKHKGTFETIHVQDATGHEFATRLGNVFTIGKGSKPWISLPKGKGIKLTILEEAKKRLASQAAATA; translated from the exons ATG GCGAGAGGGTTGAAGAAGCACTTGAAGAGGCTTAATGCCCCAAAGCATTGGATGCTTGACAAACTTGGGGGAGCATtt GCACCCAAGCCTTCATCAGGGCCTCACAAGTCCAGGGAATGTTTGCCATTAATCCTAATCTTGCGAAACCGTTTGAAGTATGCCCTTAATTACCGTGAGGTTGTTTCCATTTTGATGCAACGACATATCATGGTTGATGGGAAAGTCAGGACTGATAAAAAATATCCTTCAGGTTTCATGG ATGTTGTATCAATCCCCAAAACAAATGAGAATTTCCGTCTCCTTTACGATACTAAGGGACGGTTCCGTCTTCACTCGGTCAGGGATGAGGAAGCTAAG TTTAAGCTTTGCAAAGTCAGGTCTGTGCAATTTGGCCAAAAGGGTATCCCATACTTGAACACCTATGATGGTCGAACCATTCGTTACCCTGATCCTCTCATCAAGGCCAATGATACTATCAAGCTGGATCTGGAGAGCAACAAAATTGCTGATTTCATCAAATTTGATGTTGGTAATGTAGTAATGGTTACTGGTGGAAGGAATAGAGGTCGTGTTGGAGTTATAAAGAACAGGGAGAAGCACAAAGGAACTTTTGAGACGATTCACGTTCAGGATGCCACTGGCCATGAATTCGCTACCCGATTGGGGAATGTGTTCACCATTGGCAAGGGCTCCAAGCCATGGATATCTCTTCCCAAGGGTAAAGGTATCAAGCTGACCATCCTTGAAGAGGCCAAGAAGAGACTTGCATCCCAAGCAGCAGCCACAGCTTAA